TCATCGCAACAATCTATATTTATGAACTTTTTTCTACTCTTAATATAACTTTTTTACTGTATAGTAAGCTGACATACGCTCTACAATCTATTAACACTCATCTTTTATGACTTCATTTGTAAGCTTCTAACGATTGGTTTTATACCAAGCTTGATACTCAGTTTCATACTGATATCAAAAATAAACCCTGTCTAAGAACAGCACGATTCAATACAAATAGACTTACTAATTTACGTTTTCACATTATTCATTGACGACAAGGTATCCACTATGGACGACAATAAAGCCAAAGCACTTAAAGCGGCACTCGGTCAAATTGAAAAGCAGTTCGGTAAAAATACCATCATGCATTTAGGTGACAGTTCAGCAGCACTTGATGTTGATGTGGTCTCGACCGGCTCATTAGGTTTAGACATTGCACTGGGCATTGGTGGCTTACCTAAAGGTCGTATCGTTGAGATTTACGGTCCAGAAAGCTCTGGTAAAACGACTATGACGCTACAAGCCATCGCAGAGTGTCAAAAGCAAGGCGGTACGTGTGCCTTTATTGATGCTGAACACGCGTTAGATCCGGTGTATGCTCGTAAACTTGGGGTAAATACCAATGATTTATTAATCTCGCAGCCTGATAATGGCGAGCAAGCGCTCGAAATTACGGATATGTTGGTACGTTCAGGCGCAGTCGATATGATTGTGATTGACTCAGTGGCGGCATTGACACCACGTGCTGAGATTGAAGGCGAAATGGGCGACTCACACATGGGATTGCAAGCCCGTTTAATGAGCCAAGCCTTGCGTAAAATCACTGGTAACGCCAAACGCTCTAACTGTATGGTGGTGTTTATTAACCAAATCCGTATGAAAATTGGTGTCATGTTTGGTAGCCCAGAGACCACGACTGGCGGTAATGCACTGAAATTCTACGCCTCAGTGCGTATGGATATTCGCCGTATTGGTGCGGTTAAAAATGGCGATGAAATCATCGGCAACCAAACTCGTGTGAAAGTTATTAAAAACAAAATGGCACCACCGTTTCGTCAAGCTGAGTTTGAAATTACTTATGGCGAAGGTACGAACCATTTAGCAGAAGTCATTGATTTAGGCGTTGAAATTGGCGCTGTTGGTAAAGCAGGTTCATGGTACAGCTATGGCGATGAAAAAATTGGTCAAGGTAAAGCCAACTCAGTGATATTCTTAAAAGAGAATCCTGCGATTGCAGAGGAAATTGAAGCCAAAATCCGTGCCGAAAAACTCGGTGTAAAAGATGACAGCCAAGTACCAGATGTAGCTGAGCTTCATGAAGAATTAGATGCAGAACCAATGCAATAGTTATTTATTGATTATCGATTAATCGTTATGCAGATTAAAACATTAGCCGAAATACTCGCTGAGTCAGAATCTGACTCAGCGAGCTTGTCTGTATCTAAAAAAAAGAGCCTATCTAATTCTAATAACAGAACGGACAGTAACGCTAATAATTATCCTAGAGAATCAAAGGTAGAGTATCAAACACCTGATGACCAGCAATCTTCCGACACGACCATGAGTAATGATTTTTTTACTACTCGCCCTTCCTCTAAAATACCTAATAAAAAAACGCAAAAACGTAACAAACGCTTTCATCCAGCAGCAAATTTTACTGCCGAACCTAGTGACGCACCAACCTATCAGCCTCCTCAACCGCAAAGTATTAAAGAGATGCTTGCCGAGGTAAAACGCGAAGTTCACGATGATAATAATACCGATTCCAATATACTGTCAGAATCAGATAACCATGCCGATAACCTACCCTCTGCCCTTAAAGCCTATTTACGCTCGCCGGAACAACGCCAAGCTGAAGTAGATGCTATTAAAGCAGAAAGCCGTTTACGTTGGTTGGCATTTTATTATTTATCACGCCGTGAATATGGTAAAGCTGAGCTTAGACAAAAGCTCCTTGATAAAGAACAAGACCCTGATAAAACGGATGCGTTGTTAGACGAGTTTGAAAGTAAGGGCTATCAAAGTGACTATCGCACTACTTTAATGCTTATCCGTGAAAGCATTCGTAAAGGGCGCGGACGGGGTCATATTAAGCAAGAGTTTTATCGTAAGAAAATAGACATGCCAAGCAATATCGACGAACTTATCGATATGGCAAATGAAGAATCTGATGAATTTAGAGAGTTTATTGATGATAGTGAGGACAGCTTAATTGAAGGCATTGATTGGCTAAAACTTGCGGTCACGGCACGTACCAAAAAATATGGTGAAAACATACCAATCGAGCAAAAAGACAAAGCGCGACAGTTAAGATTCTTGCAATATCGTGGTTTTGATACGGATATTTGCTTTCAAGCGCTCAATTATACTTTGGATAATTTAGATGAACGCTTTTAGCTTCTGAGTTTTGAATGTTATGGATACTTTTATATCATTAATAATAGCCGAGTAGCTTCCACCAAATAAGACCTGCGCCTATCCACACGACTAAATTCACCACACTCATTATCGCCCCTATAATCCACCATTCACCAAGTGTCACATAGTTGGAGTTAAAGATAACTGGTGCTGTACCAGTCGCATAATGCGTCAGCGTCATCATAATATTACCTGCCGCCGCAAGTATCAGTGCATACAACATTGGTGGTGCGCCTAAACTTAACCCTACGGCATAAAAGGCAGCAAATAGCGCGGTAATATGGGCGGTGGTACTGGCAAAAAAGTAATGAATATAGAGATAGACCAAGGTTAAAATTACGACTGCGCCTATCCAACCGACACCTGTTACACCAATCATCGTTTCAATATTGCTTGAAAACCAGCCGACTAAACCCAGTTTATTCAGATAAGATGCCATCATAATCAGCGCACCAAACCAAATAATGGTATCCCAAGCGGACTTTTCCTTGAGTACATCTTCCCAAGTCAGTACACCGGTCAATATTAATGTCGTCAGACCTATAAAAGCGGTCGTTGTCGCATCAACGCCAAAGCGTGCACCAAAGAGAAGTTCTGGTATGTTCGCCCATAGAAACAACATCAAGGCAAATACTCCAAGCATTATTTTTTCATCGCGGCTCACCTGACCCATTTCTGCCAAATTCTCTTGAGCAAAGGCTTTCGCATCGGGGGTGGCTTTTACTTCAGGAGGATAAATCAAATAAATAACCAATGGCATCAATAATAGGCATAGCATCCCTGGGATAAACATCGCCACTGCCCATGTCGTCCACGATAACTGAATCTCACTACCCGTGGCTTTATTCACCAAATCTACGACTAAAGGATTCGGAGCAGTGGCAGTGATAAACATACCAGAAGTAATCGGGTTAGCATGATAATTGACCATCGCTAAATAACGACCAATCTTCTTTTGGGTGCCCTCTTCTGGCGTAGAATGAAAGCTTTGGGCAATCGACTTCATAATCGGGTGAATAATACCGCCACCTCGGGCAGTATTCGATGGGGTAATAGGCGCAATGATCAGCTCAGCAGCAGTCAATGAATAAGCAACGCCAATGGTTTTTTTACCGAAGATAGTGATAAAGTAATAAGCAATACGCCGACCCAAACCTGTTTTTATTAAGCCTCGTGAAATCATTACCGCGATACCAATTAACCAAATTAATGGACTGGAATAACTTGATAAGGCGTCACTTATTGCTGCTTGGGGACTCTCATTGGTGACCCCTGTGACCGCCACCAATGTCACTGCAATAATAGCAAGCGCGCCAATGGGCAATACTTTACCAATAATAGCCACTATGGTCGCAATAAATAGGGCAAGCATATGCCAAGCTTCTGGTGTCACGCCAGTGGGAACGGGAATAACAAACCAAATTATCAAACCGACTACAAGAGCAATAGCGGCAGGAATAGGTTTAAATGGCATAAATAAATTTCCTTATAAACTTAACTCATAACATACAGCCCGTCATGAATTTACAATCATATTAATATCTAGCCATCATATTATAGCTATAAAAAACCTGTATTAATGTTCACTATTTTTAACATATTTATTTAAAAAGTCGAAAGAATTAATATAGCGCATAAAACTGATATTTTTTTCAATGCATAGCTAATATCACATAAAAAAAGAGCGCGTTAATAAACGTGCTCTTTTTTTATAGCATAATTCCATTAAATTAAAACTATCTTATTTTTTTAGGGCGCTCAAACGATTAGACAGCTGACTAATAATTTGATCAATTTCTTGATTAGCCTCTGATTCATTATCCAAGTTACCATATGGGGTCAATTGATTCATGACTTCAGGTAGCAATTCTGCCAGCCCTTGACGTACTTCCATATCGTTAGCGCCAGTATGCGCTGCCACTTGTTGAATTTCATTTTCATCAAATAAGCGATTGATATCATTCGGATCAAGATTATCATTTAATTCATGATTGCTCATCCACGATCGCGCTTGATGATCATAACCCATGCCGGTTATTTTTGAGAGTGCGCCACTAAGACCACCATTACGCTGAATCCAGCTCAATACCATGGGCATAAGTGCCGCAACGAGCATTCCTTTACCACCAATGCTGCCTCCGTTACGCTGACCACCCAAGACACTGCCTAAAATATCACCTAATCCACCAGAGCTAGTACTAGCGTTACCTTGTTTATTGCCACCGACCAGACTACCCAAGATATCTTCTAAACCAAAATGATTATCTGACTGACGGTCGTATTGCTGCGGATTATAATCACGGGGTTGATTGCGATTTCCGGTTAATACGCCACCTAAAATATCGCCAAGTCCACCCGTACGACGCGGCGTAATGCGCTGATTAATAGGATTGCGTTGATGGTCTTCTGGATCAATAGCACTGCGCGCCACTTGTGACACTAAATTCCCTAATAAGCTCATAATATTGTCCTTTTATTATTAATATTCTTATAAATCAATATCGCACAAATCCTCAACCAATATAACAAATCTCTTTCAGTGCTTAGATAGGTGTTTTGTTATAGCATGTAGAGCTTCGTTAGCGTATATAAGATAAATCAGTGTTAGTAATAAAACGCTTATAAGCCGTCATGTATTTAATTTGCTGTTATCGGAACAACATTGGCTAAGATATTTAATGCTCGCCATTCATCAGCAGTCACTTGGTCACGAAATACAGTCACTGATAAAGGGCGCTGGTAAGGCTCAATGACAATAAACTCAAAATGTATGCATAAGTGATAACGATGCATCTTATATAAATTAGCTTGCCATAGCGCATCACCGCGTTGCGTACGCATCAGTGCTTGCCAATTTTGATCCACACGCTGAGCAAGTGGCGGCTGACTTAAATGTAGTAATATTGGACGCGTTAATGCTAAATAGCTCAGCACTGCTGCACTGACAACCAGTATCAATACATATTGCCATAATGATAATTCTGCAAGCCACGCCAATAGCACGAACACACTCGTCAAGCTGACATATAACCACGTACGTAAATAGCTAGACGGCTTTATTGATGCATCAATACGTAAAGACTTTCCATGAGCCATATTTTTATCACTATCATATTTTTATCACAGTCATATTCTTTCCAAACACCTGAACAGGCAAATAATACTATTATCCTGATTTTAGCGACAATGCCAATGTCCACTAAATGATGGCTAACTGTCTTTAGAATGACGCCAGTTTTTAATTTTATTAACCAGTGCCCAAATTGCTTCGTCTTCAGGCTGACGCTGATTGGTAAAATAATCAAGTAAGTCTGGATCTTCATGCGTAAGCATTTGTGCAAAGGTTTCTTGCTCAGCCGGTATTGCGGTTAGATATAGCTCTTTCACGTAGGGATCAATATAAAAGTCCAATTCTTTTAGACCGCGCCGTGCTTGATAAATAATACGGCGTTGCTCATTGGTTGGTTCTGGCTGAGTTTGCATAGCTGAGTTGGTTGTTGTCATAAAAGTAGTCTCATTATTTAACGTTAGATTTAAATTAGAATAAAGAGTGAGTATGCTGCTGGCTATTAATGCTTACTATTGAGTATTGTACTTATTGTAATCCGATAACTGACACCACAATGCAACTGCTTGCTGCATCATCGCCACATTATGAGTGCGAATAATACTAGCGCCTTGTTGCAATGCAAAAATTCCAGCGGCAGTACCAGCTGCATCTCGTGCCGTCGCCTGAGTCTCTGCTACTGCTGTAACCCCACTTTTTTTGAGCACTTCTGCCAAAAAACGCTTACGTGAGATACCAAACAGAACTGGGAAACCAAGCGCTTGCAAGCTATTAAGCTGAGTAAGTAAGGCGCAGTGATGTTCATAATTCTTCGCAAAACCAAATCCAGGATCGATAATTATCTTTTCACGTTTAACGCCAAGACTGATTACCTCAGCAATACGCGACTTTAATTCAGTGCTTACCTCACTGATAACATCGTTATAGTGTGCAAGGTTATTCATGGTTGTGGGCTCACCACGCATGTGCATCAACATTACTGGAATATCGAGCTTGGCTGCCATGTCTTCGGCACCCTCACGTTTTAACGCACGAACGTCATTCCAGATATCAGCACCTTCATTAAATGCTGCTTGCATAACCATAGGGTTACTGGTATCAATAGACAACCAAACGCCATCACCATACTGTTTCCGAATCGCCTTAACTACTGGAATCACACGTTCAATCTCTTCGCTAGTGCTAACTGCTTCAGCATTTGGGCGCGTAGATTCACCACCGATATCAATAATAGTTGCGCCTGCCTCCAGCATTTCTTGGCAATGAGCAACAGCCGTATCAATACCATTAAACGCTCCCCCATCAGAAAACGAGTCTGGCGTCACATTTAAAATGCCCATGATATGGGGCTGAGATAAATCCAATGTTTTGCCGCGACTGGTGACGGTATAAGCAGGTAATGGGTTAAATAATGACATAAATCATCCAGCATCAAAAAAATTATAACGAACAGTTTAAGGCTTCCTGAACTCATCATACCAGTAAACCTTATGCTGTCCTAAAATAGTGTCAATAAAAAAGCCCTTTTACGTAAAAGGGCTTTTTATTAATCATGATATGATTTTCTGATTTTACATCGCAGGTAAAGGTGGCGGCGTTGAACCAGAGGTATTCACATCATTTTTCGATAAGTTTACTTCTGTATGCTGATAAACTCTAGGCGGACGTGGTGCTTCACCCGCTAAAATATCCTGCAACTGATCTCGATCAATCGTTTCCCATTTCATCAACGCATCAACCATCGCATGCATTTTATCGTGATTGGCTTCAATCAGTTCACGAGCGATATCATATTGTTCCTCTAACATCCGGCGGACTTCTTCATCTACCTTTTGCTGAGTGGCTTCAGATATCGTACGCCCACCGCCACCGAAATAGCCTTGCGAGCTATCGTCATCTTCGTAGACCATGATGCCTAGCGCGTCTGACATGCCATATTTAGTGACCATTGCACGTGCCATTTTAGTCGCACGTTCAAAGTCATTTGATGCACCTGTTGACATTTGATTGATAAACACTTCTTCAGCAATTCGACCGCCAAATAAAATAGCAATATCACTCAGCATTTTTGATTTATACAAACTGGTCTGATCATGCTCAGGCAGCTGCCAAGTGACGCCAAGCGCAAAACCGCGTGGCATAATGGTGACCTTATGCACAGGATCCGTACCCGGTAGTAACTCCGCTACTAAGGCGTGACCCGACTCGTGATAGGCTGTTGCACGGCGTTCTTCTTCACGTATCACCATTGATTTACGCTCAGGACCCATATAGAGCTTGTCTTTTGCATCTTCAAAGTCATTCATATCGACGCTTCGCTTGTTACGACGAGCGGCGAATAATGCAGCTTCATTCACAAGATTGGCAAGCTGTGCACCACTAAATCCAGGTGTACCACGCGCCAATGAATGCGCATCAACACTGGTGGTATTGGGTAGTTTTTTAAGATGCACTTTTAAAATCTGTTCGCGCCCTTTAATATCTGGCAAACCGACTTGTACCTGACGGTCAAAACGACCCGGACGTAATAATGCCTTATCAAGAACATCAGCACGGTTGGTTGCAGCAATGACAATAACACCTTCATTACCTTCAAAACCGTCCATCTCAACCAATAATTGGTTTAGCGTTTGTTCACGCTCATCATTACCGCCGCCCATACCGGAACCACGATGACGACCGACTGCATCAATCTCGTCAATAAAGATGATACAAGGGGCACTTTTCTTCGCTTGCTCGAACATATCACGTACGCGTGACGCACCGACACCAACGAACATCTCAACAAAGTCAGAACCTGAAATTGAAAAGAACGGTACTTTAGCTTCACCAGCAATGGCTTTTGCCAATAACGTTTTACCTGTACCTGGCGGACCCACCATCAAGATACCACGTGGAATCGTCGCACCAAGTTTTGTAAATCTATCCGGCGAGCGTAAGAACTCGACCACTTCTACCACTTCTTCTTTTGCTTCTTCACAACCAGCAACATCTTCAAAGTTCACTTTGATTTGATCTTCAGTGAGCCTTTTGGCTTTTGACTTACCAAAGCTCATCGGACCGCCGCCTTTACCACCTGCGCCGCCTTGCATGTTACGCATGAAGAATAGGAAAAGACCAATAATCAATAAGATTGGGAAACTGGCAATCAATAGCTGCATTAAGACACTTTGACGTTTAGGCGCAGTACCTTGAACTTCAACTTTATTTTCACGCAGCAATGGCATGAGCTGGTCATCCATCACGGCCGGTCGAATGGTCTCAAACGCAGAGCCATTTTTTTTCTCGCCGGTGATTTGCTCGCCGTCAATTTCAACACTGGCTACCTGATTTTCAGACACTGCGGTCACGAATTCAGAATAGTTTAGGTTATCGGGCTCTGTAGATTTATCAAAGCCGCTAAATACCAGCACCAAAACGCCGATTACCACCAGCCACAATAAGGTATTTTTTACCATGTCGCTCACTAGTTATTCCCATCCCTTACTTATTGGTGTGTTTACTAAACACGTGACGTCTTCGAGATTATGGTTCATTGGCAATTAAATATTTATCTCATTTGGTAAAATAAAGATAAATGTTTATCTCAATAAAT
This genomic window from Psychrobacter urativorans contains:
- a CDS encoding regulatory protein RecX — protein: MQIKTLAEILAESESDSASLSVSKKKSLSNSNNRTDSNANNYPRESKVEYQTPDDQQSSDTTMSNDFFTTRPSSKIPNKKTQKRNKRFHPAANFTAEPSDAPTYQPPQPQSIKEMLAEVKREVHDDNNTDSNILSESDNHADNLPSALKAYLRSPEQRQAEVDAIKAESRLRWLAFYYLSRREYGKAELRQKLLDKEQDPDKTDALLDEFESKGYQSDYRTTLMLIRESIRKGRGRGHIKQEFYRKKIDMPSNIDELIDMANEESDEFREFIDDSEDSLIEGIDWLKLAVTARTKKYGENIPIEQKDKARQLRFLQYRGFDTDICFQALNYTLDNLDERF
- a CDS encoding succinate dehydrogenase assembly factor 2, which codes for MTTTNSAMQTQPEPTNEQRRIIYQARRGLKELDFYIDPYVKELYLTAIPAEQETFAQMLTHEDPDLLDYFTNQRQPEDEAIWALVNKIKNWRHSKDS
- the recA gene encoding recombinase RecA, with protein sequence MDDNKAKALKAALGQIEKQFGKNTIMHLGDSSAALDVDVVSTGSLGLDIALGIGGLPKGRIVEIYGPESSGKTTMTLQAIAECQKQGGTCAFIDAEHALDPVYARKLGVNTNDLLISQPDNGEQALEITDMLVRSGAVDMIVIDSVAALTPRAEIEGEMGDSHMGLQARLMSQALRKITGNAKRSNCMVVFINQIRMKIGVMFGSPETTTGGNALKFYASVRMDIRRIGAVKNGDEIIGNQTRVKVIKNKMAPPFRQAEFEITYGEGTNHLAEVIDLGVEIGAVGKAGSWYSYGDEKIGQGKANSVIFLKENPAIAEEIEAKIRAEKLGVKDDSQVPDVAELHEELDAEPMQ
- a CDS encoding anion permease; translation: MPFKPIPAAIALVVGLIIWFVIPVPTGVTPEAWHMLALFIATIVAIIGKVLPIGALAIIAVTLVAVTGVTNESPQAAISDALSSYSSPLIWLIGIAVMISRGLIKTGLGRRIAYYFITIFGKKTIGVAYSLTAAELIIAPITPSNTARGGGIIHPIMKSIAQSFHSTPEEGTQKKIGRYLAMVNYHANPITSGMFITATAPNPLVVDLVNKATGSEIQLSWTTWAVAMFIPGMLCLLLMPLVIYLIYPPEVKATPDAKAFAQENLAEMGQVSRDEKIMLGVFALMLFLWANIPELLFGARFGVDATTTAFIGLTTLILTGVLTWEDVLKEKSAWDTIIWFGALIMMASYLNKLGLVGWFSSNIETMIGVTGVGWIGAVVILTLVYLYIHYFFASTTAHITALFAAFYAVGLSLGAPPMLYALILAAAGNIMMTLTHYATGTAPVIFNSNYVTLGEWWIIGAIMSVVNLVVWIGAGLIWWKLLGYY
- the ftsH gene encoding ATP-dependent zinc metalloprotease FtsH, producing the protein MSDMVKNTLLWLVVIGVLVLVFSGFDKSTEPDNLNYSEFVTAVSENQVASVEIDGEQITGEKKNGSAFETIRPAVMDDQLMPLLRENKVEVQGTAPKRQSVLMQLLIASFPILLIIGLFLFFMRNMQGGAGGKGGGPMSFGKSKAKRLTEDQIKVNFEDVAGCEEAKEEVVEVVEFLRSPDRFTKLGATIPRGILMVGPPGTGKTLLAKAIAGEAKVPFFSISGSDFVEMFVGVGASRVRDMFEQAKKSAPCIIFIDEIDAVGRHRGSGMGGGNDEREQTLNQLLVEMDGFEGNEGVIVIAATNRADVLDKALLRPGRFDRQVQVGLPDIKGREQILKVHLKKLPNTTSVDAHSLARGTPGFSGAQLANLVNEAALFAARRNKRSVDMNDFEDAKDKLYMGPERKSMVIREEERRATAYHESGHALVAELLPGTDPVHKVTIMPRGFALGVTWQLPEHDQTSLYKSKMLSDIAILFGGRIAEEVFINQMSTGASNDFERATKMARAMVTKYGMSDALGIMVYEDDDSSQGYFGGGGRTISEATQQKVDEEVRRMLEEQYDIARELIEANHDKMHAMVDALMKWETIDRDQLQDILAGEAPRPPRVYQHTEVNLSKNDVNTSGSTPPPLPAM
- the folP gene encoding dihydropteroate synthase translates to MSLFNPLPAYTVTSRGKTLDLSQPHIMGILNVTPDSFSDGGAFNGIDTAVAHCQEMLEAGATIIDIGGESTRPNAEAVSTSEEIERVIPVVKAIRKQYGDGVWLSIDTSNPMVMQAAFNEGADIWNDVRALKREGAEDMAAKLDIPVMLMHMRGEPTTMNNLAHYNDVISEVSTELKSRIAEVISLGVKREKIIIDPGFGFAKNYEHHCALLTQLNSLQALGFPVLFGISRKRFLAEVLKKSGVTAVAETQATARDAAGTAAGIFALQQGASIIRTHNVAMMQQAVALWCQLSDYNKYNTQ
- a CDS encoding YidB family protein; this encodes MSLLGNLVSQVARSAIDPEDHQRNPINQRITPRRTGGLGDILGGVLTGNRNQPRDYNPQQYDRQSDNHFGLEDILGSLVGGNKQGNASTSSGGLGDILGSVLGGQRNGGSIGGKGMLVAALMPMVLSWIQRNGGLSGALSKITGMGYDHQARSWMSNHELNDNLDPNDINRLFDENEIQQVAAHTGANDMEVRQGLAELLPEVMNQLTPYGNLDNESEANQEIDQIISQLSNRLSALKK